A region of Lycium barbarum isolate Lr01 chromosome 1, ASM1917538v2, whole genome shotgun sequence DNA encodes the following proteins:
- the LOC132603420 gene encoding uncharacterized protein LOC132603420 isoform X3 → MAIEGKIKLLDDEKSNFLVLISCLSSISIFGPISGGHKYSQAIALYTQVIKLNSENVVYWANRVFAHIKLKEYCSVIEDGAKAIEIVPRCSKGYYRREAAYLAMGSSKMHSRIFNSRGESKAVTKTRYRDRVEELKSIGLSDNIYVVEVQLKFIDGSWMCRRH, encoded by the exons ATGGCTATTGAAGGAAAGATAAAGCTTTTAG ACGATGAAAAAAGTAACTTTTTGGTTCTCATCTCCTGTCTTTCGTCCATTTCCATCTTTGGACCTATTAGTGGAG GGCATAAGTATTCACAAGCTATTGCTCTGTACACACAAGTGATTAAGTTGAACAGTGAGAATGTGGTGTACTGGGCTAATCGTGTGTTTGCTCACATCAAATTGAAGGAATATTGCAGCGTAATAGAGGACGGAGCTAAAGCTATTGAAATTGTCCCTAGATGTTCAAAG GGTTATTATAGGCGAGAGGCTGCATATTTGGCAATGGGAAGTTCAAAGATGCATTCAAGAATTTTCAACAG TCGAGGTGAAAGCAAAGCAGTTACAAAAACGAGATACAGGGACCGAGTGGAAGAGTTAAAATCTATAGGCCTGTCCGACAACATCTATGTAGTTGAAGTGCAG TTGAAGTTTATCGATGGAAGTTGGATGTGCCGGAGACATTAG
- the LOC132603420 gene encoding serine/threonine-protein phosphatase T-like isoform X1, whose translation MAIEGKIKLLDDEKSNFLVLISCLSSISIFGPISGGHKYSQAIALYTQVIKLNSENVVYWANRVFAHIKLKEYCSVIEDGAKAIEIVPRCSKGYYRREAAYLAMGSSKMHSRIFNSRGESKAVTKTRYRDRVEELKSIGLSDNIYVVEVQVGEVTDVPGGSENSVKYEDLARFAVQDFNQKQKPCSNSKLLPFYYNSLVSSQITTGLGVLSATILSSVWSTSSELMTST comes from the exons ATGGCTATTGAAGGAAAGATAAAGCTTTTAG ACGATGAAAAAAGTAACTTTTTGGTTCTCATCTCCTGTCTTTCGTCCATTTCCATCTTTGGACCTATTAGTGGAG GGCATAAGTATTCACAAGCTATTGCTCTGTACACACAAGTGATTAAGTTGAACAGTGAGAATGTGGTGTACTGGGCTAATCGTGTGTTTGCTCACATCAAATTGAAGGAATATTGCAGCGTAATAGAGGACGGAGCTAAAGCTATTGAAATTGTCCCTAGATGTTCAAAG GGTTATTATAGGCGAGAGGCTGCATATTTGGCAATGGGAAGTTCAAAGATGCATTCAAGAATTTTCAACAG TCGAGGTGAAAGCAAAGCAGTTACAAAAACGAGATACAGGGACCGAGTGGAAGAGTTAAAATCTATAGGCCTGTCCGACAACATCTATGTAGTTGAAGTGCAG GTAGGAGAAGTTACCGATGTTCCTGGAGGATCCGAAAACAGCGTCAAGTACGAAGATCTTGCTCGTTTTGCTGTCCAGGATTTTAATCAGAAACAG AAACCGTGCTCAAACTCCAAGCTTCTTCCCTTTTATTATAACTCCTTAGTATCTTCACAAATCACAACAGGACTGGGAGTCCTCTCCGCAACTATCCTATCCAGTGTATGGAGTACGAGTTCGGAACTCATGACTTCCACATAA
- the LOC132603420 gene encoding serine/threonine-protein phosphatase T-like isoform X2 yields MAIEGKIKLLGHKYSQAIALYTQVIKLNSENVVYWANRVFAHIKLKEYCSVIEDGAKAIEIVPRCSKGYYRREAAYLAMGSSKMHSRIFNSRGESKAVTKTRYRDRVEELKSIGLSDNIYVVEVQVGEVTDVPGGSENSVKYEDLARFAVQDFNQKQKPCSNSKLLPFYYNSLVSSQITTGLGVLSATILSSVWSTSSELMTST; encoded by the exons ATGGCTATTGAAGGAAAGATAAAGCTTTTAG GGCATAAGTATTCACAAGCTATTGCTCTGTACACACAAGTGATTAAGTTGAACAGTGAGAATGTGGTGTACTGGGCTAATCGTGTGTTTGCTCACATCAAATTGAAGGAATATTGCAGCGTAATAGAGGACGGAGCTAAAGCTATTGAAATTGTCCCTAGATGTTCAAAG GGTTATTATAGGCGAGAGGCTGCATATTTGGCAATGGGAAGTTCAAAGATGCATTCAAGAATTTTCAACAG TCGAGGTGAAAGCAAAGCAGTTACAAAAACGAGATACAGGGACCGAGTGGAAGAGTTAAAATCTATAGGCCTGTCCGACAACATCTATGTAGTTGAAGTGCAG GTAGGAGAAGTTACCGATGTTCCTGGAGGATCCGAAAACAGCGTCAAGTACGAAGATCTTGCTCGTTTTGCTGTCCAGGATTTTAATCAGAAACAG AAACCGTGCTCAAACTCCAAGCTTCTTCCCTTTTATTATAACTCCTTAGTATCTTCACAAATCACAACAGGACTGGGAGTCCTCTCCGCAACTATCCTATCCAGTGTATGGAGTACGAGTTCGGAACTCATGACTTCCACATAA
- the LOC132626103 gene encoding nodulin-26-like: MEEIPVVDGIRATSLRISDCPSPTPSTTTTTATRQKHLKCFISVYFVQKLIAELVGTYMLIFAGCASIVLNVNKDNVVTLPGIASVWGLVVMVLIYSVGHVSGAHFNPAVTIAFATCKRFPWNQVPAYILVQVIGSTLASGSLRLIFTGKEDQFVGTVPAGTNLQALILEFIATFYLMFVIVGVATDDRAMKHLSGVAIGATVSLDILFSGPLTGASMNPARSLGPAIVTGHYKGLWIYIIGPTLGAIFGAWTYNLLRLTNKSWGEAAKEISGSQKVIEVSSKDKVICNCGEGWSCIVSKTEEAEVGNIFFECAEGCLCIVDETNTLNKHVYVYEKTKRRKSYKMYI; the protein is encoded by the exons ATGGAGGAAATACCAGTAGTTGATGGAATTCGAGCAACTTCATTGAGGATCAGTGATTGTCCATCTCCAACAccatctactactactactactgcgACCCGTCAAAAACATTTAAAATGTTTTATAAGCGTATATTTCGTGCAAAAG TTGATTGCAGAGCTTGTGGGaacgtacatgttgatatttgcTGGTTGTGCTTCTATAGTTTTGAATGTAAACAAGGACAACGTCGTAACACTACCCGGAATCGCATCTGTTTGGGGACTTGTTGTCATGGTTTTAATTTACTCTGTTGGTCACGTCTCCGGTGCACATTTCAACCCTGCTGTAACAATTGCATTTGCCACTTGCAAAAGATTTCCATGGAACCAG GTTCCAGCTTATATTTTGGTTCAAGTAATAGGATCCACTCTTGCTAGTGGATCCCTCCGACTAATATTTACTGGCAAAGAGGACCAGTTTGTAGGGACAGTTCCAGCAGGAACAAATTTGCAAGCTTTGATACTTGAGTTTATAGCCACATTCTACCTCATGTTCGTCATCGTTGGTGTTGCTACTGACGATCGCGCT ATGAAACATTTATCTGGGGTTGCAATTGGAGCCACCGTTTCACTTGATATATTGTTCTCTGG GCCACTAACAGGGGCATCAATGAACCCAGCAAGGAGTTTGGGACCAGCAATTGTTACAGGTCACTACAAAGGGTTATGGATTTACATTATTGGGCCAACTTTGGGGGCCATATTTGGAGCTTGGACTTACAATCTCTTGAGACTCACAAATAAGTCATG GGGTGAAGCCGCCAAAGAAATTTCaggttcacaaaaagttataGAAGTGTCATCCAAAGATAAGGTTATATGCAATTGTGGTGAAGGGTGGTCATGCATTGTCTCCAAGACTGAAGAAGCAGAAGTTGGCAACATCTTCTTTGAATGTGCTGAAGGTTGCCTTTGTATTGTTGATGAAACTAACACTCTGAATaagcatgtatatgtatatgaaaagacaaaaagaagaaagagttaCAAAATGTATATTTAA